The Desulfovibrio fairfieldensis sequence AAGCCCACGGCGCGACTTTTCAGGGACGCAAGGCGGGCGCGCTCTCGCGTATCGCTGGCTTCAGTTTTTTTGCCAATAAAAACATCACCACTGGCGAAGGCGGTATGGTTGTCACCGATGACGATGCGCTTGCCAACGCCTGCCGCTACTACAAGAATGTCTGTTTTCCCTTGGACGCCCCGCGAACCTATCTGCATGAAGACCTGGGATTCAACTACCGCATGAGCAACCTGCACGCCGCTCTCGGCCTTGCTCAAACGGAAAAAGCGGAGGAATATTGGTGCCTGAGGGTAGAGCACGGCCATATGTACCGCGAGCGACTCGCCGCTATCCCCGGCGTCCGTCTTCAGCGCCAACAAGAAAGAGGCGAAAGCGTCTTCTGGATGAACGGCATTGCCCTATCCCCCAATTATGGCAAGGGAAGAGATGAACTCATCGCCCATCTGCGGCAACAGGGAATCGACACACGACTTTTCTTCAACGGCATGCACCGCCAGCCCGCTTTGAAGCGATATGGCTGCGATTGTGCGAGGTCATACCCGGTTTCTGACTATCTGGCGGACAATGGTTTCTATCTTCCCAGCGGCAGCGGGCTAACAGAAGCGGATATTGATCGCGTCTGTGCGGCTATCCGCGCATTCCGCGCATAACGAGGGATGGTAAGCCATGTTCGAGGATTATGCC is a genomic window containing:
- a CDS encoding DegT/DnrJ/EryC1/StrS family aminotransferase; this translates as MNDFLPVCEPLLAGNELKYVTDAVASGWISSSGSYVSAFEQAFADYCGVRHGIAVCNGTVALHLALTALGVGKGDEVIIPDFTMISSALAVCGTGAVPVFVDADADTWNISPREVEKLITPRTKAIMAVHIFGTPCDMAALEEIASRYNVALMEDAAEAHGATFQGRKAGALSRIAGFSFFANKNITTGEGGMVVTDDDALANACRYYKNVCFPLDAPRTYLHEDLGFNYRMSNLHAALGLAQTEKAEEYWCLRVEHGHMYRERLAAIPGVRLQRQQERGESVFWMNGIALSPNYGKGRDELIAHLRQQGIDTRLFFNGMHRQPALKRYGCDCARSYPVSDYLADNGFYLPSGSGLTEADIDRVCAAIRAFRA